Proteins encoded in a region of the Mesorhizobium loti genome:
- a CDS encoding Sea11 protein → MTALSDLELLDALGVDIEQDKASARSARDERIIAGFEEIQRFVEQHGRSPQHGEGGDIFERIYAVRLDRLRALEDCRVLLEPLDRQRLLSAPSGHQAAIAPEDDHELLAQLGVNLGAIDDLTDLQHVRSTADRRAAEDIANRELCKDFETFKPLFEQVQKDLETGLRQTKPFAMKAEIQPGHLFIVGGQKAYVAEMGEIFSNAQGRTDARLRVIFDNGTESNLLMRSLQRALHKDDAGRRISDPVAGPLFTQESEDGDEASGTIYVLRSQSNDPAVVANREILHKIGVTGGSVERRIANARLDPTFLMADVEIVATYELFNISRARLENVIHRIFGAARLDIEIKDRFGNPIIPREWFLVPRFVIDEAIEKIRDGTIAGYAYDPKTGTLRKS, encoded by the coding sequence ATGACGGCCCTTTCCGACCTTGAATTGTTGGACGCGCTCGGCGTCGACATCGAGCAGGACAAGGCCTCCGCCCGGTCTGCCCGCGACGAACGCATCATCGCGGGGTTTGAGGAGATCCAGCGTTTCGTAGAGCAGCACGGCCGCAGTCCGCAGCATGGCGAGGGCGGCGATATTTTCGAGAGAATCTATGCTGTGCGCCTCGATCGCCTGCGCGCTCTGGAAGACTGCCGCGTTCTTTTGGAACCTCTCGACCGCCAGAGGCTGTTGTCTGCCCCTTCAGGGCATCAAGCTGCCATAGCACCCGAGGATGACCACGAATTGCTGGCCCAGCTGGGTGTAAACCTCGGAGCAATAGACGACCTCACGGACTTGCAACACGTCCGATCGACGGCCGACCGGCGAGCTGCCGAAGACATTGCCAACCGGGAGCTTTGCAAGGATTTCGAGACGTTTAAGCCCCTGTTCGAGCAGGTGCAGAAGGACCTGGAAACAGGGCTCCGGCAGACGAAGCCGTTTGCAATGAAGGCCGAAATCCAGCCCGGCCACTTGTTCATCGTCGGTGGCCAGAAGGCCTATGTTGCTGAAATGGGGGAGATATTCTCGAACGCCCAAGGTCGCACCGATGCGCGTCTGCGCGTCATTTTCGACAACGGTACGGAAAGCAACCTGCTGATGCGCTCGCTGCAGCGAGCCCTCCATAAAGACGATGCTGGCCGGCGCATCTCCGATCCCGTCGCTGGGCCGTTGTTCACCCAGGAAAGCGAGGACGGGGACGAGGCGAGCGGAACGATCTATGTGCTTCGCAGTCAATCCAATGATCCCGCGGTCGTTGCAAACCGTGAAATTCTGCACAAGATCGGAGTGACCGGGGGTAGTGTTGAGCGCCGCATCGCCAATGCACGGCTCGACCCGACCTTCCTCATGGCTGATGTCGAGATAGTCGCCACCTATGAGCTCTTCAACATTTCTCGCGCCCGGCTGGAAAACGTCATCCATCGGATCTTCGGCGCTGCCCGCCTGGATATCGAAATAAAGGACCGCTTCGGCAATCCTATCATCCCGCGAGAATGGTTCCTGGTGCCTCGCTTCGTCATCGACGAAGCCATCGAGAAAATCAGAGACGGCACGATCGCCGGCTACGCATACGACCCGAAGACCGGCACCCTTCGAAAATCATAA